A window of Fragaria vesca subsp. vesca linkage group LG7, FraVesHawaii_1.0, whole genome shotgun sequence contains these coding sequences:
- the LOC101305009 gene encoding transcription factor RF2b-like yields the protein MQDPANPKPDPNPAPTPDSSRAPMTTSFQDPSTTPSFRGSYHRRAQSEVHFRILDDLDLLQDPFDGPSNSFEELGSEDDLFCTYMDIEKLGSKLEDGSSGGQKVENAGGGGAASQAEAGEGSNARPRHRHSSSMDGSLESIEAKKAMAPEKLAELWAVDPKRAKRILANRQSAARSKERKARYISELERKVQTLQTEATTLSAQLTLFQRDTTGLSSENTELKIRLQAMEQQAQLRDALNDALKKELERLKIATGEALTHTDSYNLGMHHFPYSQSSFFPGQPQSGPRDSQNIQLPQYHQFQSNMQAPHQPMLGASAQSHACSDMLQQDSIGRFQGLDINNRGGSHLVKPEGPSISTGETNRRF from the exons ATGCAAGATCCGGCGAACCCGAAACCGGATCCGAACCCGGCGCCCACTCCGGACTCTTCCCGCGCCCCTATGACGACGTCGTTTCAGGACCCCTCCACCACCCCTAGCTTCCGCGGCTCCTACCACCGCCGCGCCCAGTCGGAGGTCCATTTCCGGATCCTCGACGACCTGGATCTGCTCCAGGACCCCTTCGACGGCCCATCCAACAGCTTCGAGGAGCTCGGCTCCGAAGACGACCTCTTCTGCACCTACATGGACATCGAGAAGCTCGGATCCAAACTTGAGGATGGATCCTCCGGCGGCCAGAAAGTTGAGAATGCCGGCGGCGGAGGTGCGGCGTCGCAGGCGGAGGCCGGCGAGGGGAGCAATGCGAGGCCGAGGCACCGGCATAGCAGCTCCATGGACGGGTCGTTGGAATCGATTGAGGCTAAGAAGGCCATGGCTCCTGAGAAGCTCGCTGAGCTTTGGGCCGTCGATCCCAAGCGAGCCAAGAG GATTTTGGCAAATCGGCAGTCTGCTGCTAGGTCAAAAGAGAGGAAGGCCCGGTATATATCAGAACTTGAAAGGAAAGTTCAGACACTTCAAACAGAAGCTACTACATTATCTGCTCAGCTCACTCTATTCCAG AGAGATACGACGGGATTATCTTCTGAGAACACAGAGCTTAAGATTCGGTTGCAAGCTATGGAACAACAAGCTCAGTTACGCGATG CTCTGAATGATGCGCTGAAGAAAGAACTTGAGAGGCTCAAGATTGCAACTGGAGAAGCATTAACACACACTGATTCGTACAACCTTGGGATGCATCATTTTCCATATTCGCAATCCTCCTTCTTTCCCGGTCAACCACAGTCTGGGCCACGCGATTCTCAGAACATTCAGCTACCACAGTATCATCAGTTCCAGTCTAATATGCAAGCTCCTCATCAGCCTATGCTTGGTGCATCAGCCCAGTCACATGCTTGCTCAGATATGTTGCAGCAGGATTCAATTGGCCGATTCCAGGGGCTTGACATCAATAACAGAGGGGGTTCTCATCTAGTGAAGCCTGAAGGCCCCTCTATATCTACTGGAGAAACCAATAGAAGATTCTGA